In Alosa alosa isolate M-15738 ecotype Scorff River chromosome 10, AALO_Geno_1.1, whole genome shotgun sequence, the genomic stretch ACATAACGGCTAAATGCATTCTGTCAGTGGATCGTTTGGGAATAACACCACATGCTAATCACAATGCATTACCAGTTCAGTGAGAGGAAAAGTTGAAAGTGTCTGTGCTGAAAGCTGTGCTCTCTCCTCAGAGTTCATTGACCTGCCTGACGTTCTGGAGGTCACAGAGAGCACTCGTCCGAGGAAAGTGATCTTGGAGTTCCAGATCGCGAGTGCCAACCCTGACCCTGATGTCCAGATCCTCTCTATCACTCCAGACAACCCTGTGCTTGAGGATCCCATCGTCAACCCAACAAACGTTTCTGGTGTCTTCAGTGTCCAGGTTGAATAATGTCACCTaaaaacagatagatagatagatagatactttattgatccccgaaggggaaattcagggggtctcagtagcatacagacatcacacacaacatgcacttacagcagaaatggtaaatataagtataagtataaacatataaccaaactccactgtacaatagagacagtagaaaaCATCACAACCAAGTAGTCATCTTGGTAAATGCTTGAAGCAACAAATACAAATGGCTTGATAAATGTTTTCATAAAATTGTGTTCCTCTGTTAGATTGTTCTGAATGGCTCTCTAGATTATGAGACTACAAATCTCCTGACCATACGTCTGGGCATCAAGTCACCCTCTGGCTTTGTGGAGCGGACCTTCAGCCTAAGCGTCACCGATGCCAACGAGCCCCCTCAGTGTGATGCCCACTTCCAGCTAGGTGAAGAGTTTCCCCTCAATGGCAACCTGACAGCTCATTTGCTCCATGGCTGACTTTAAAGCAGTCCCCCTGGACAGGCGACCTGGACAGtacttgatctctctctctcttgtgcggacgtggccctgatgtggcatCCAATCAGGCCCAGAGCTGTGCCAGTTAACGTGTCCCAAAGGTGGCAGGGAGCCATCATTTTCAATTAGGGTGTCAAGGTTAATAGATTTATGTGCTAATAATGTCACAGAAGGTGAATTTGATGTGTGAAAATCTTTACGTAGGTGCCGTGGTTCAGGTTCCGGAAGACAGCCCAGCTCCTGTGAGACTTTACACGGTTCTAGCGAGGGAACCGGATGATAACGACACCATAACGGCATGTATCACTGGCTGGCTTTCATGATTCATGGCAGATATGTCTTAGAAGTGCAGTGTCATCACTGTCCATTGCATCACTTTGAACACTTGGATGAGTTTTAATATAAAATATCCAAGTGTTAGGAAGTTGTACTTActcactgaccccccccccccacacacacacactcttccatttCTCATGTGCATGGTTGAGAAGGTTTTCATCATGTGTCATCCACATTTCAGTTCTCCATCTACGAAGTGCAACCAGTATCCTCCTCAGCACAATTTCACATCGACGACAAGGGCAGCATCACATCCAATCAGACCTTCGATTATGAGAGAGGCCcgagagtgagtgagaacaCAGTGGAGACTTTTAGGGCTCTGCACAGTCACCATCTAACCTTTGAGACTTTgagtggattttttttattttttattatttatttaaaaaaacaaaaaacatttgctGTTGCAGCAATTTACTGTTTCGGTGGTTGTGACAGACCGACAGGGAAGCAACTGCACAGGGTCTCTCCTTATCAAGGTCCTGAAAGTTTACTCCGTGCCCCTGGACTTTCTGTGAGTTGAATGATCGATATGATAAATATGGCATAGGCTGATATTTTGCAGTTGTATTGATTTGGAGTCTACAGTGCATAAGCTATAAGGCAAAGTGCCCTGAGCCTTCTCTTCTGTTGATCACATAGCTGTTCTTCAGTCTACCCTCACAGAATGTCACCATCTTGGAGAATGAAGGCAGTGAGAGCACTGTTACCACGGTAACAGCTGACCCCAATGTCACAGATGTGCGCTATACTTTCATAAAACCATACTCACCTTTCAAAATTGGCCAAGGTAAAGAACTGCCTGCAGACATTTTTATAAGTTTTCTTTTAAAACAATAGCATATTATGTGCATAGTGCACAGCATGTTTATAATGCATATTAATAAGAATGTATGGGCCGTTTCCCTGTACAAGCCTATCCTAGACTACAAGCTTTTTTCAATGTAAATCTCCATCAAAGCTTTGTTTTAGTCCAGGTTAAAGCTTACAACTACAGGAAACCAAGTTTAGTATAGTAAGCTTGTACATGTATAAGATATTCAGTACTTTGCTGCAGAGGATGGTGTCATCAAGACGAGCTACAATTTGGACCTGGAATCAGACCGGACCCTGGAGAAGAGTATTCTGTTGGTCCGAGCATTCAGCATGTCTGAAGACCGCAGCGGAACTGCCACAGTCActgtctatgtgcaggatgtcAACGAACATGCGCCTCTCTGCGTCCCCCctgtgattgtgtgagtgtgcttctgTCCACCACTCCAAGACTGCCATATGACCATTACAAGGGTTTTAATAGGACCTTCTCTAGCCTTTAGTCACAAAGAACTCTGAAAGGTTCGATCAGAGGACCCTTTTAGACTACATGTATGTATTGTTTAAGTGAAGGATCTAAAATTTAGTTGTTATTCTGTAGGGACAAAAAACAGTCCTTGTTACAAAGACTGATGTTATCAAAACAGACACATCCTTACTGTGTTTAAAACTTGCCACTGAGATATATTGATTAGGCCAATAGGGGGCAGTGTTACATTTGATCTTAATCCTCAACAGTAATAGTAAACTGGTAAAGATTGCTGTCCGTTGGGTGCATTCCAATCAGACACAAAAGTtctgtgttttgattagaaaaAAATTCTGTCAGTTGATCAGGCTTCCATCTCACCCGACTCTCATGCAACACATCAAAGACTAGTTCAGATCTGTTGCATATTTTATTAGATAATATGATGCTTGATCAAACCTGTCACGTTTAAAAtttgtataactttttttttttattgaactaTTCCCTTTGGCCAAAAGACACTAGCCACCAGGCATGGAGGTATTCAGAATAGCCTTGGCATTTGTGACCGCTCTTACCTGGAAGCAGTTGACTTGACACCAAAAGCACTTTAAAGGAGGGGAGCTGGTCTATGGCAGCTGCACTGATGAGTCTATGTGTTTACACATTTGTCCTGAAGTTTAACTGTTCCTGAGACTACAGAGGTCGGGAGGAGTCTGGGCACAGTGCGCTGCTTTGATGTGGACGTCAGTAACCAGAACGTCACACTCACGGTTATCGAGAATAGCCTCTCACTCTTCAAGTTTCGCCTTCAAGATGGACAGCTACAGgttatcattacacacacacacacacacacacacacacacacacacacacgtgtccatCCTTAGATTTTTGTACACttcagtggagtgtgtgtgtatgtatctttgGTGCactttgacgtgtgtgtgtgtgtgtgtgtgtgtgtgtgtgtgtgtgtgtgtgtgtgtgtgtgtgtgtgtgtgtgtgtgtgtgtgtgtgtgtgtttggtgcacTAAACCCTTGTTGTGAGCATGTGACTCATTATTGTAATCTGTTTCTGCAGAGTGTGTTCCCCACTCAGACATGTTGATGCTTGTTTGTCTGCAGGTGAATAACAGCCTGGATTACGATGTTGCAGATGTCACAAATTTCCAGTATGAAGCCACCATTTTGGCCACAGACTCTGGCAGTCCTCCCCTCACAAGTCAGATATCTGTTTTTGTTCTTGACCTGTGATACTAGCAATGTAGAAGAGTTTGATGAATACATCTCTAATGAAAGGAAGCTCAGAATTAAAACATGAAGAAACTAATGCCTGAAGACAGGGATAAACAAGTTAAAAAAAGTCTTGGGTATATTCGTCTGGTATATCATTCTGTTTTGTCATCACAGTGAGCAAAATGTACAGAATACAGTGTAAAAAACCCATCTGCTTAGGAAATCAATTCTAGTAGCACACAAACCAATTTTGGTGGTAATACATTGCTGGTattcagtggtgtagtctagttagctagtgggtatactgtgatcaaccccaaatgttaatacctatccttgtctattttaagtgggtatactgagatggtgatgctgtTTAAGTaggtatactgcgtagtcctgcgtatcacgtagactacaccactgctggTATTCAGACTTATGAATTGGGTTACAGAAGATCAGGCTGTCCAATAGCTGACAGGGCCAAAGTTTTGCATGTTTATTTCTCAGCTGAAGTCCGTGTCCTCATCACGGTGACCCCTGTGAATGAGTTTGACCCTCTATTCCTGGGGCCCCTGGTCATCGGCGTCCCCGAGAACACAAGGAGGGGTTCAGTGATTGCGTCCCTCAGCGCTGTGGACCGCGACTGGCCCTTCAACTCTCTCCGATACTCCCTCCTAGAGGGTGAGGGACAGTTCTCACTTGACCCCATTggaggtatgtatgtgtgtagggtAGTTTGTCTTCTGTCAGATTGGCCCCGCAAGTTCAAGGTTAAATTCCTTTACTATAAAGCATGATTTTATTACAAGCAAACACTGATTATGAATATTACTAATGAATCCATccctgtacatacatacagtacagaccaaaagtttggacagaccttctcatttcaatgcattttctttattttcatgactatttacattatAGATTTTCACTGAAAgcatcaaaactatgaatgaatgcaaagttatttggcccacagatgaatatttgtcaagttatgggttgctgaatatggtattaaataaaaaactttgaagaaactagaatataagacatgttttcagtcatttcacacttttttgttaagtacataattccacgtgttcattaatagttttgatgaatctacaaGGCCATCCtcaaaaatattcttgtttgcagtaacagccaaaaaataaaaaaatgggtcggtaggtaggtcaatatttttttttttcaagattcaaagtaaaaaaaaagtacaattttggtcatggtgattacgtaggtatgaatttaaacaattgtgcatattgtgacgtaactgactgggtcctcaacccgtgccttcaggcgcatcactgcaaacctcaatctgatgcaggttatgtagaccagcctttctcaaacttctttgacctgaggcccagtcatggcagactttggggccataaggctcatctacacgtaccctaccccactccctccaaatcaaattgtcattatcattatcacaatcattattatgcctagattgttatacatgcactttcacttaaatattttgtgacatgcacatcagaggactgctttagtaatgtaagatataattagtttcattacttttgcatggttgcatgatgcttgcataagaaaataaatacttctcaaaacagcaacaattatatgggtgctattgttttgggatgtttccctcgtgcaagcatcatacattggtatggagaaaaaaaaatacatgttttttaatgaagtttaatttgaatgcctgaatgtaaggattcaggaaacacaataccagcttttttggcgagcagataggcgtaaatcactgatctgttgatctttaacagatagaaagaaggctacaatagcttttggccacgttatattcaaatttgactatacaatactcagtgctatacagtgtattatacagtctctgctctgtttctatggaagttccaaaaatcaacgtcgttctatcaagtgtcgttaaacaattaaatagcattcaacaggttgaagcgaagctttgataccaacgttattgattattttcagtttctctcgcgcagacgcctgcattgaatgaacgctcataccaccactttattgtatggctccatgtttaatgacatcgatagcagaaacgtttgttttcctttttttgtcgGCCCGCGGTATCTTTATCAActtcgcagcaaattatcagacgaagaaccgggcctaatttcactccacgactccgcggaccatcttgcggacccatattttgagaaatactgaatagaccacaaccaatttcaattcttcaacacggtcaccgttagactagaggTGAGAATGAATGGgaaaagatctgggcacagttcttccagaacttcgtgccaagtaatgagcgttgtcgagatgtttgtgtgaatgaaacgaagcgtataggccatagtgtgacatgcgtaaaccaatggtgtacagatgacgccacagggttttatttaagggAGCCTtcgtttgtatgtaggcaatttatattcacaatacttaggcgtactaaaataaatagtattttatttgtattggttgtttagagtaaaaaaaaaaatcggtcggtcttaacgcaagtttacaaccggcaagtcggtcggactaaaaggggaaaaaataaatatgtgggtcggttctaaatggACAGGGTCGGTCgtgttacggcaaacgaaaatatttttaaggatggcccaatgtaaatagtcatgaaaataaaggaaacgcattgaatgagaaggtgtgtctaaacttttggcctgtactgtataaCAGATATGCtatatgaatgtgattttgagtgtgtgtgtgtataaatgtgattttgtgtgtgtgtttctgaaatgAGCTGGTGGgacattggtgtgtgtgcagggcagctTTACCTGGGGGTAGATTTGGACTTTGAGATCCAGGACCAGTATGAGCTGAAGGTGAAGGCTGTGGACTTTGATCAGGATGTGGACAAAACCAAACAGCGCACAGGCATGGCACAAATCACTATTATGGTGGAGGTACaatgtgcacgcacgcacacacacacacacacaggaatataTACTTTATGATGTAAAAATAACAACATTTACGTGTCTAGCTGTAATTGTTGTCTTTTTGAATTGTTGTCTTCTGAAAAGACATTTCAGAAATGTCTTTCtgaaaagaaaatatttgtgcatttaatgtGGCTTATACGGGGCCAAGGAAATGAAAACATGCAAAAAGACCTGTAAAACTGAAGATACATTACACTGTCCTTTTTGCAATACATTTGTAATAAAAATGCAATACATTTGTAATGGCATTACTGTCAAACACtttgttttttagtttttttttgcttcacaGATGAATCTTTATTCTGCACCTGTCATGTTTTTCCCATCAGAATGTGAACGATAATGCCCCAGAGTGTGACCCAGTGTCCTATGAGTCCACCATTTTCTCCACCCTGGCCTTCAACACCCCCATCCTTACGCTGACCTGCACGGACCGGGACAGAGACCATCTCACAGCCACCATCACCAGTGGTCAGCCGCAGGGCATCAGCCGCCTGCTTCACTCACATCAACACTTTCACTAACAAAAGAAGTCACGGTATTAAAATAGTGGGGACCAGTTTCCCATACATAGATAAAGACTAgtcctggggggtattccagaaagcaggtttactggtttaactgggtatgttaacccagagttagcggtaaacctgggatttcagttccagaaagctcaaaaatgatcaggctatgtaagtaactatggtaacaggctctgaacttaacctggtagggggtaggttttgttcaggttatgttcaattatgttcggttatttcagtgcatgttcaatcaggccgctatttttacacttgtcacataatggcgtttcattttgacgaaggtccgattgacaaagaagcacaaaataatgtatcatccgtgcaattcaccgtgagagggcgataa encodes the following:
- the LOC125301772 gene encoding cadherin-related family member 4-like encodes the protein MASVSLLATLFFASFFQRIVTTTSTTIPTTPTTTTPSTPAPTTPSPEFIDLPDVLEVTESTRPRKVILEFQIASANPDPDVQILSITPDNPVLEDPIVNPTNVSGVFSVQIVLNGSLDYETTNLLTIRLGIKSPSGFVERTFSLSVTDANEPPQCDAHFQLGAVVQVPEDSPAPVRLYTVLAREPDDNDTITFSIYEVQPVSSSAQFHIDDKGSITSNQTFDYERGPRQFTVSVVVTDRQGSNCTGSLLIKVLKVYSVPLDFLLPSQNVTILENEGSESTVTTVTADPNVTDVRYTFIKPYSPFKIGQEDGVIKTSYNLDLESDRTLEKSILLVRAFSMSEDRSGTATVTVYVQDVNEHAPLCVPPVIVLTVPETTEVGRSLGTVRCFDVDVSNQNVTLTVIENSLSLFKFRLQDGQLQVNNSLDYDVADVTNFQYEATILATDSGSPPLTTEVRVLITVTPVNEFDPLFLGPLVIGVPENTRRGSVIASLSAVDRDWPFNSLRYSLLEGEGQFSLDPIGGQLYLGVDLDFEIQDQYELKVKAVDFDQDVDKTKQRTGMAQITIMVENVNDNAPECDPVSYESTIFSTLAFNTPILTLTCTDRDRDHLTATITSGAAVDRFQLTGLTLFSRNVFSFVPDGVYDDTDYEITISVSDGKHSTSVVAYIYVIPWTTTKPTTTTTTTTKNPEVVTVINEFWDPQPWFVAALTVTGALLLLLLSLPLWIKLFRGTVCRTQKPTEQFIQGAETDKQDGLDKPGSSRSSDQVSLGGTISLSKVSIQEDIMRFDGKAQDPVSGRSYLFNSL